From a region of the Rhipicephalus microplus isolate Deutch F79 chromosome X, USDA_Rmic, whole genome shotgun sequence genome:
- the LOC142776994 gene encoding uncharacterized protein LOC142776994, with protein sequence MSLVDFVCRECSMQFSGPVPYWGHLRSLKHKKRVETHRMLVEVAASESPLNCSPDVKTGAGPSAAGQPSPQIASKPLVCELCCVTTTCEDDLIAHVKGKKHKKTLQRKEGLRKLASAEISPLPLALSSPPTTSLPSATTPSMSPPMSTMSEPQELKEENGEVIDLSC encoded by the coding sequence ATGTCATTGGTAGATTTCGTTTGCCGGGAATGCAGCATGCAGTTCAGCGGGCCCGTGCCTTACTGGGGCCACCTGAGGAGCCTGAAACATAAGAAAAGAGTTGAAACCCACAGAATGCTAGTTGAGGTGGCCGCGAGTGAAAGCCCGCTGAACTGCAGCCCGGATGTCAAAACAGGAGCCGGTCCTTCCGCCGCGGGGCAACCGTCGCCCCAGATCGCTTCAAAGCCCTTGGTCTGCGAGTTATGTTGTGTGACCACGACCTGCGAGGACGACCTAATTGCTCACGTTAAGGGCAAAAAGCATAAAAAGACACTACAGAGGAAAGAGGGCCTGAGGAAGCTCGCCTCTGCTGAGATCTCGCCCCTGCCATTGGCCTTGTCATCGCCGCCTACGACATCGCTGCCGTCGGCAACGACGCCGTCGATGTCACCACCGATGTCGACCATGTCAGAGCCACAGGAGCTGAAGGAAGAGAACGGCGAAGTGATTGACCTCTCCTGCTGA